In Gemmatimonadales bacterium, one genomic interval encodes:
- a CDS encoding DedA family protein translates to MPGGDRLIDGVLTWLAGLPPQGIYGALALLAALENIVPPVPADLAVALGAFLAARDDAPVSVTAVYIVTVVANVTTAIGMYAVARTVGKSFLESRTGQRLLSARSKAALEREYQRHHLWGIFVSRFLPGYRAVVPPFAGMIGLPASKALPPVILATAIYYAVLVWGAHRVGQNWESVRAWLGHIGIGLGLVAIAVTLVVGWLVWRARRRRTVDGD, encoded by the coding sequence GTGCCCGGCGGGGACCGGCTGATCGACGGAGTGCTGACCTGGCTCGCCGGGCTGCCGCCGCAGGGGATCTATGGCGCGCTGGCCCTGCTCGCCGCCCTGGAGAACATCGTGCCCCCCGTGCCCGCCGACCTGGCGGTGGCATTGGGGGCTTTTCTCGCCGCGCGGGACGACGCGCCGGTCTCGGTCACCGCCGTCTACATCGTGACCGTGGTGGCGAACGTCACGACCGCGATCGGGATGTACGCGGTCGCGCGCACCGTGGGGAAGAGCTTCCTCGAGTCCCGCACCGGGCAGCGCCTGCTCTCGGCGCGGTCGAAGGCGGCGCTGGAGCGAGAGTATCAGAGGCACCACCTCTGGGGGATCTTCGTTTCACGCTTCCTCCCCGGGTATCGTGCCGTGGTGCCGCCGTTCGCGGGCATGATCGGGCTGCCGGCCTCGAAGGCGCTTCCGCCCGTGATCCTCGCCACCGCCATCTACTACGCGGTGCTCGTCTGGGGTGCCCACCGGGTGGGACAGAATTGGGAGTCGGTGCGGGCGTGGCTCGGCCACATCGGCATCGGCTTAGGGCTCGTCGCGATCGCCGTCACGTTGGTCGTGGGCTGGCTGGTCTGGCGTGCCCGGCGGCGAAGGACCGTGGATGGCGACTGA
- the ispF gene encoding 2-C-methyl-D-erythritol 2,4-cyclodiphosphate synthase, producing MSIRSGIGYDSHRFAAGRPLRLGGVTVPHTHGLVGHSDGDVVLHAIVDALLGAAALGDIGSYFPDDDPQWKGADSLRFVKGAVDALAGGGLAVNQVDVTVITERPKLAPHIGAMRAATARALGVPMEMVSIKAKTNEGMGWVGRSEGIGAIAVATVCPAGTG from the coding sequence GTGAGCATACGCAGCGGAATCGGCTACGACTCGCACCGCTTCGCCGCGGGACGTCCACTGCGCCTGGGCGGCGTCACGGTCCCGCACACCCACGGCCTCGTGGGCCACTCCGACGGCGACGTCGTCCTGCACGCCATCGTGGACGCGCTCCTCGGCGCCGCGGCCCTCGGCGATATCGGGAGCTACTTCCCGGACGACGACCCGCAGTGGAAGGGCGCGGACTCGCTGCGATTCGTGAAGGGCGCCGTGGATGCTTTGGCGGGCGGCGGGCTCGCCGTCAACCAGGTGGACGTTACCGTCATCACCGAACGCCCCAAGCTCGCCCCGCACATCGGTGCGATGCGTGCCGCCACCGCCCGAGCCCTCGGCGTGCCGATGGAGATGGTCAGCATCAAGGCGAAGACCAACGAGGGCATGGGATGGGTCGGTCGCAGCGAAGGCATCGGGGCCATCGCCGTGGCGACCGTGTGCCCGGCGGGGACCGGCTGA
- the xerD gene encoding site-specific tyrosine recombinase XerD: MATETGPGPDPRAFLLEQFADYLSLERGSSPNTLAAYRRDLAHLTDFLATRRVRAPSGVTSTLLRDFIFHLKDLGLEASSIRRHISATRTYFKFLAGEGHVIRDPSDRLASPKRWRTLPAVLSITEMERLLAAPSADDPLARRDRAILEFAYATGARVTELTRVALRDVLFDDGLVRLFGKGNKERIVPVGRRALGAVALYAREVRPRIERGKGQGILFLNARGGPMSRVGVWGIIKRCARVAGISKRVTPHTLRHTFATHLLEGGADLRAVQEMLGHADLSTTQVYTHVDRDYLRSVHKTYHPRA, from the coding sequence ATGGCGACTGAGACCGGCCCCGGCCCCGACCCGCGCGCCTTCCTGCTCGAGCAGTTCGCGGACTACCTTTCGCTCGAGCGCGGCTCGTCACCCAACACGCTGGCGGCCTACCGGCGGGACTTGGCGCACCTGACGGACTTCCTCGCGACCCGCCGAGTCCGAGCGCCCTCGGGCGTTACCTCCACGCTGCTCAGGGACTTCATCTTTCACTTGAAGGACCTGGGGCTCGAGGCCTCCAGCATCCGCCGCCACATCTCGGCCACGCGCACGTACTTCAAGTTCCTGGCTGGTGAAGGGCACGTCATCCGCGACCCGAGCGACCGGCTGGCGAGTCCCAAGCGCTGGCGCACGCTGCCGGCCGTGCTCTCAATCACGGAGATGGAGCGTCTGCTCGCCGCTCCCAGCGCCGACGACCCGCTGGCCCGGCGCGACCGGGCGATCCTCGAGTTCGCCTACGCCACGGGCGCCCGCGTCACGGAGCTGACTCGCGTCGCGCTGCGGGACGTGCTGTTCGATGATGGGCTGGTCCGCCTGTTCGGGAAGGGGAACAAGGAGCGCATCGTGCCGGTAGGAAGGCGGGCTCTGGGGGCCGTGGCGCTGTACGCTCGCGAAGTACGCCCCAGGATCGAGCGCGGGAAGGGGCAGGGGATCCTGTTCCTGAACGCCCGCGGCGGGCCGATGTCGAGGGTTGGGGTGTGGGGGATAATCAAGCGATGCGCCCGGGTGGCGGGCATCAGCAAGCGGGTAACGCCTCATACCCTGCGCCACACTTTTGCCACGCATCTCCTCGAGGGCGGGGCGGACCTCAGGGCCGTCCAGGAGATGCTGGGCCACGCAGACCTAAGCACCACACAGGTTTACACGCACGTGGACCGAGACTACCTTCGTAGCGTCCATAAGACCTATCATCCCCGCGCTTGA
- a CDS encoding 5-(carboxyamino)imidazole ribonucleotide mutase: MTADGKAVLVLIGSESDRPRIEPLFPILDQAGVGYDFMVCSSHREPERTAQTAREARSKGYRVVICGAGLAAALPGAVAAQTDLPVIGVPFDVGALHGTDALYSMVQTPSGVPVATVGIDNAKNAAYLAIRILKS, from the coding sequence GTGACGGCCGACGGCAAGGCGGTGCTCGTCCTGATTGGGTCGGAGTCCGACCGGCCGCGCATCGAGCCGCTGTTCCCGATCCTCGACCAGGCCGGCGTTGGCTACGATTTCATGGTCTGCTCCTCCCATCGCGAGCCGGAGCGCACGGCGCAGACGGCGCGCGAGGCTAGGAGCAAGGGATACCGCGTCGTGATCTGCGGCGCGGGGCTCGCGGCCGCGCTCCCTGGCGCCGTTGCCGCGCAGACCGACCTTCCCGTCATCGGAGTCCCGTTCGACGTCGGGGCGCTGCATGGCACCGACGCGCTCTACTCGATGGTCCAGACGCCGAGCGGCGTGCCCGTCGCTACCGTCGGGATCGACAATGCGAAGAACGCAGCTTATCTCGCCATCAGGATACTCAAGTCGTGA
- the mqnC gene encoding cyclic dehypoxanthinyl futalosine synthase — protein sequence MSDATELLELYERAPLIELGALADAERKKRHSDDVVTYIIDRNINYTNVCVADCKFCAFYRRPRHAEGYVLSFEEIGQKIDDAKAIGAVQILMQGGHNPYIPFEWYEDLLRYIKRHHPIHIHAFSPSEVEFFAKRFRLTIDDVVGRLQAAGLDSIPGGGGEILVDRVRQLVAKKKAQTDAWLGVMETAHRHGMKTSATMMYGIGETNAERIEHLMRLREQQAETGGFTAFICWPLQPENTDMADTPKTDAVTYLRTLAIARIALDNFPNLQSSWVTMGLKIGQVALRFGANDFGSIMMEENVVSAAGTTFRTTAPEMEYLIRGAGFTPQRRRQDYSIIREAA from the coding sequence ATGTCTGACGCCACCGAACTCCTGGAGCTTTACGAGCGCGCCCCACTCATCGAGCTGGGCGCACTGGCGGATGCCGAGCGCAAGAAGCGCCATTCGGACGACGTCGTCACCTACATCATCGACCGGAACATCAACTACACCAACGTCTGCGTCGCCGACTGCAAGTTCTGCGCGTTCTACCGCCGCCCCAGGCACGCCGAAGGCTACGTCCTCTCGTTCGAGGAGATCGGGCAGAAGATAGACGACGCCAAGGCGATCGGCGCGGTGCAGATCCTGATGCAGGGCGGGCACAACCCCTACATCCCGTTCGAGTGGTACGAGGACCTGCTGCGCTACATCAAGCGCCACCACCCGATCCACATCCACGCCTTCTCGCCCTCCGAGGTGGAGTTCTTCGCCAAGCGGTTCCGGCTGACGATCGACGACGTGGTCGGGCGGCTCCAGGCGGCGGGCCTGGACTCCATTCCCGGCGGCGGCGGCGAGATCCTGGTGGACCGGGTGCGGCAGCTGGTGGCGAAGAAGAAGGCGCAGACCGACGCGTGGCTCGGCGTGATGGAGACGGCGCACCGCCACGGCATGAAGACCTCGGCCACGATGATGTACGGGATCGGCGAGACCAACGCGGAGCGTATCGAGCACCTGATGCGTCTCCGGGAGCAGCAGGCGGAGACGGGCGGTTTCACCGCCTTCATCTGCTGGCCGCTCCAGCCCGAGAACACCGACATGGCGGACACGCCGAAGACCGACGCGGTCACGTACCTCCGCACGCTGGCGATCGCGCGGATCGCGCTCGACAACTTCCCCAACCTCCAGTCCTCCTGGGTGACGATGGGGCTGAAGATCGGGCAGGTAGCGCTGCGTTTCGGGGCCAACGACTTCGGCTCCATCATGATGGAGGAGAACGTCGTGTCGGCGGCGGGGACCACCTTCCGCACCACCGCGCCGGAGATGGAATACCTGATCCGGGGCGCGGGCTTCACGCCCCAGCGCCGCCGCCAGGACTACTCGATCATCCGCGAGGCAGCGTGA
- a CDS encoding SUMF1/EgtB/PvdO family nonheme iron enzyme: MNCPDCGTPIPAGASTCPSCARAVGTTARHVATGALTPPDIGVPPRPMNMEDLLGQRLQEALGENYQVEGVLGAGGFAVVFLVRDLSLKRKLAVKVLSPDLIASKTVLERFRREAETVAQLHHPHIVPLHFIGQKEDLLYLAMECVEGDTLAGRIEKEKRLPPEDVARLLREIASALEHAHKRGVIHRDIKPHNVLIEGESGRALVTDFGIARTAEGASLTASGMVVGTPQYLSPEQVTGTASDHRADIYALGVMGYEMLAGIPPFTGPTPTAVMMKRLEGDPPRLDKSRPDIPRPLLDVISGCMATAPEDRFQSAGEVVRALGGATPASGGHPTAEIVLRMRRQRRRWTMSFGFTIAALVVAGAVTVWWWDARSRAGNAAEHAARVDPGMVVIPAGQYTIGRDDGPIPSRPAHPVQLDSFAIDAHEVAVREFKAFANATRAPLPWTAEPDSLIPVTGVLWAEAAQYCAWRHDGGRLPTEEEWEASARGPQALAYPWGNGWDPVAANTASSGRQSAARVGSFPRGASASGVHDLIGNVWEWTSSRMLPYPGGQAPPEGADSYVIRGGAFSTPDALANPTQRGYIPFRVDRPALGATGFRCMMPLRQGTRARG; the protein is encoded by the coding sequence TTGAACTGTCCTGACTGCGGCACCCCGATCCCCGCTGGGGCGAGCACCTGCCCCTCGTGCGCCCGTGCGGTAGGGACCACCGCCCGGCATGTGGCCACGGGTGCGCTCACGCCCCCCGACATAGGGGTCCCGCCCCGGCCGATGAACATGGAGGACCTGCTCGGTCAGCGCCTCCAGGAAGCGCTCGGCGAGAACTACCAGGTCGAGGGGGTGTTGGGCGCCGGCGGCTTCGCGGTGGTGTTCCTGGTCCGCGACCTCAGCCTCAAGCGCAAACTGGCCGTGAAGGTGCTCTCCCCGGACCTCATCGCCTCGAAGACGGTGCTGGAGCGGTTCCGGCGTGAAGCCGAGACGGTCGCGCAGCTCCACCACCCGCACATCGTCCCGCTCCACTTCATCGGCCAGAAGGAAGACCTCCTCTACCTCGCGATGGAGTGCGTGGAGGGCGACACCCTGGCCGGCCGGATCGAGAAGGAGAAGCGGCTGCCGCCTGAGGACGTGGCGCGGCTGCTCCGCGAGATCGCCAGCGCGCTCGAGCACGCGCACAAGCGCGGCGTGATCCATCGGGACATCAAGCCGCACAACGTGCTCATCGAAGGGGAGTCGGGGCGGGCGCTGGTCACCGATTTCGGCATCGCGCGCACGGCCGAAGGCGCGTCGCTCACCGCCTCGGGGATGGTGGTGGGCACGCCGCAGTACCTGAGTCCCGAGCAGGTGACCGGCACGGCCAGCGACCATCGCGCCGACATCTACGCGTTAGGTGTGATGGGCTACGAGATGCTCGCGGGGATCCCGCCGTTCACCGGCCCTACGCCCACCGCCGTGATGATGAAGCGCCTGGAGGGCGACCCGCCCAGGCTCGACAAGTCGCGGCCGGACATCCCTCGACCGCTGCTCGACGTGATCAGCGGGTGCATGGCGACGGCGCCGGAGGACCGATTCCAGTCGGCGGGCGAAGTGGTGCGCGCGTTAGGCGGCGCGACGCCGGCCTCGGGGGGGCACCCCACGGCCGAGATCGTGCTGCGGATGCGGCGCCAGCGCCGGCGGTGGACGATGTCCTTTGGCTTCACCATCGCGGCCCTGGTCGTCGCCGGCGCGGTCACGGTGTGGTGGTGGGACGCTCGCTCGCGGGCCGGAAACGCGGCCGAGCACGCGGCGCGGGTGGACCCGGGGATGGTTGTGATCCCGGCCGGGCAGTACACCATCGGGCGTGACGACGGCCCCATCCCTTCGCGGCCCGCCCATCCGGTTCAGCTCGACTCGTTCGCCATCGATGCACACGAGGTGGCGGTCAGGGAGTTCAAGGCGTTTGCCAATGCGACGCGCGCGCCGCTGCCGTGGACGGCGGAGCCGGACAGCCTCATCCCGGTGACGGGCGTGCTGTGGGCCGAGGCGGCACAGTACTGCGCCTGGCGCCACGACGGCGGACGACTGCCGACCGAAGAGGAGTGGGAGGCGTCAGCCCGCGGTCCGCAGGCGCTCGCCTATCCCTGGGGCAACGGGTGGGATCCGGTGGCCGCCAATACCGCCTCGAGCGGCAGGCAGAGCGCGGCGCGGGTGGGAAGCTTCCCGCGCGGGGCGAGCGCATCCGGCGTTCACGACCTCATCGGCAACGTGTGGGAGTGGACGTCGTCGAGGATGCTGCCCTATCCGGGTGGCCAGGCGCCGCCGGAGGGCGCCGACTCGTACGTGATCCGGGGCGGGGCCTTCAGCACCCCTGACGCGCTCGCCAACCCGACCCAGCGCGGGTACATCCCGTTCCGGGTCGACCGGCCGGCCCTGGGGGCGACGG